Proteins from a genomic interval of Cyprinus carpio isolate SPL01 chromosome A21, ASM1834038v1, whole genome shotgun sequence:
- the LOC109100025 gene encoding mitochondrial import inner membrane translocase subunit Tim23-like: protein MDNNTPASGGFKGGLGSLFGGGTPEYSNTELAGVPLTGMSPLSPYLNVDPRYLVQDTDEFILPTGANKTRGRFELAFFTIGGCCITGTAFGTLNGLRMGLTETRGMPWSKPRNVQILNMVTRHGASWANTLGSVALLYSVFGVAFEKARGAEDDLNTVAAGTLTGMLFKSTAGLKGAARGGLIGLAMSGLYALYNNWDHLKGTSPSHY from the exons ATGGATAATAACACACCGGCATCAGGAGGATTTAAAGGGGGACTCGGGAGCCTTTTCGGTGGAGGAACCCCTGAGTATTCAAATACTGAGCTGGCAGGAGTACCAT TGACTGGTATGAGCCCTCTCTCACCCTACCTCAATGTTGACCCTCGTTACCTTGTACAG gacaCAGATGAGTTTATCTTGCCAACCGGGGCAAATAAAACCCGTGGTCGCTTTGAGCTGGCCTTCTTCACCATCGGGGGATGCTGTATAACAG gcactgCTTTTGGGACACTTAATGGTCTCCGTATGGGCCTGACAGAAACTAGAGGCATGCCGTGGTCAAAACCCAGAAACGTACA AATTTTGAACATGGTCACAAGACATGGTGCATCATGGGCGAACACACTAGGATCTGTGG CTCTTTTGTATAGTGTGTTTGGTGTGGCCTTTGAGAAGGCCAGGGGCGCAGAGGATGATCTCAACACAGTAGCAGCAGGAACGTTAACAGGGATGCTTTTTAAATCCACAG cTGGACTCAAAGGAGCTGCCAGAGGAGGTCTCATTGGTTTAGCCATGTCAGGGCTGTATGCTCTTTACAACAACTGGGATCACCTGAAGGGGACATCGCCTTCACATTACTGA